The Nostoc sp. KVJ3 genome window below encodes:
- a CDS encoding 7-cyano-7-deazaguanine synthase gives MNYRPSLQQKLNESDYSDYTLHFQSVSNSNGSVLFIDHSQDQKLTIGINVDDTEFKYRVKAQFPAIVADLIDLAVAIYTSDRLAPQSLTKKQRRFYVILPLRHPELFSAEPFRTKLDDLLKWTTDSEWVFDFQKRIAPERLVEQHQSLQIVPQGCEVTLWSGGLDALAGLYTRLLMYPEKQFVLFGTGSNNSVFTRQKKVAKKIQSLFPCRCDDFFRVPILFDDSSEQQKNKLSRARGVVFTLLGSACAYLMGEKVLYLYENGIGAINLPYRESAVGLDHSRSVHPLTLLMVSDLVSELLGEEFQVKNPFLFWTKAEMCKALAKNGRDDLPPLTMSCDSPHRQKPVQCGYCSSCLLRRQSLAASGIKDRTRYVVLHGERPVKHPSLCFLNMQAQVHTLDSLLGVSDEPWKTLTKKFPVLDDIVDRTAMAENLLPADMRSRLIQLYQNYLSEWNEVESQIADGLLNKGNYQKASSRYVVSSQQG, from the coding sequence ATGAACTACAGACCTTCGCTTCAGCAAAAACTTAACGAAAGTGATTACAGCGATTACACTTTGCACTTTCAATCTGTGTCGAATAGTAATGGATCTGTGCTGTTTATTGATCACTCCCAGGATCAGAAGCTAACTATTGGTATAAATGTGGACGATACAGAGTTCAAGTATAGGGTTAAGGCACAGTTTCCAGCTATTGTTGCCGATCTCATTGACCTTGCTGTTGCCATATATACTTCAGATCGTCTTGCTCCTCAAAGTCTTACAAAGAAGCAGCGCCGATTTTATGTGATACTGCCATTACGTCATCCAGAATTGTTTAGTGCTGAACCATTTCGTACAAAGCTAGATGACCTGCTAAAATGGACAACTGATAGCGAATGGGTTTTCGACTTCCAAAAACGGATTGCACCGGAACGCCTTGTTGAACAACACCAATCTCTTCAGATAGTACCCCAAGGATGTGAAGTGACGTTGTGGAGTGGTGGACTGGATGCGCTGGCAGGTTTGTACACTCGCCTGTTAATGTATCCAGAAAAACAGTTCGTCTTGTTTGGAACTGGCAGCAACAATAGTGTATTTACTCGCCAGAAAAAAGTAGCTAAGAAAATTCAATCTCTCTTCCCCTGTCGTTGCGACGATTTTTTCCGCGTCCCAATCCTATTTGATGATAGTAGTGAGCAGCAAAAAAACAAGCTTTCCCGCGCGCGGGGTGTTGTCTTCACTCTTCTTGGTTCTGCGTGTGCATACCTTATGGGGGAAAAGGTTCTTTATCTGTATGAAAACGGAATTGGTGCAATCAACCTTCCCTATCGTGAATCTGCTGTAGGGTTAGATCACTCTCGTTCTGTTCATCCTCTGACTTTGCTGATGGTAAGTGATCTTGTTTCTGAGCTTTTAGGAGAAGAGTTCCAGGTAAAAAACCCCTTTCTATTTTGGACTAAAGCCGAAATGTGTAAAGCATTGGCTAAAAATGGGAGAGACGACTTACCACCTTTAACTATGTCTTGTGACAGTCCACATCGTCAAAAGCCAGTTCAATGTGGTTACTGCTCCTCTTGTCTTTTAAGGCGACAATCACTTGCAGCCAGTGGCATAAAAGATAGAACTCGCTATGTAGTATTGCATGGAGAGCGTCCAGTCAAACACCCCAGCTTATGTTTCCTAAATATGCAGGCACAGGTTCACACCCTTGATTCTTTGCTGGGTGTCTCAGATGAACCTTGGAAAACTCTAACCAAAAAGTTTCCAGTGCTAGATGATATTGTTGATCGAACTGCTATGGCAGAAAATCTATTACCTGCCGATATGCGAAGTCGTTTAATTCAACTTTATCAAAATTATCTTTCCGAATGGAATGAGGTGGAATCGCAGATTGCAGACGGGTTATTAAATAAAGGCAACTATCAGAAAGCATCTAGCAGATACGTAGTCTCATCTCAACAAGGTTGA
- a CDS encoding XRE family transcriptional regulator produces MATNILDNIDLRTLGELLQQARKKCGLTQADAAKVIDAARTTMIAIEKGERRLKANELIKLARAYGRSVSDFVRSRPVVQPFEVQFRAVYQRSQEQQAEIEPFILHLEELCQNYLELEKIMDAPLPQNYPLEYQVTDMPIKSAAESIAVAERQRLGLGDAPISQLRDILEQDVGLRIFYLQMPQKYSEVYSYNEQVGGCMAINANHPEERRRWSMAHGYLHFLAHRQKPEFHFDGQYQRFPESEQLAETFPKYFLMPTSGLLKRFNDMYRTHGKFTPTNLFTLAHYYGVSVEALVYRLEEMELLPSGTWDKLRDRGLKVRKVQEELGLEQIPQRIDIMPLHYQHLAIEALDQGLITEGRFAEFLHVDRLEARRIAETLREYSSGMREEDTDFDLRQIQTAGK; encoded by the coding sequence ATGGCTACCAATATTCTGGATAACATTGACCTGCGGACATTGGGGGAACTTTTACAACAAGCCCGTAAAAAGTGCGGACTGACTCAAGCTGATGCAGCCAAGGTGATTGATGCTGCACGCACCACTATGATTGCAATTGAGAAGGGAGAACGCCGTCTTAAAGCCAATGAACTGATTAAACTTGCTCGTGCTTATGGACGTTCTGTGAGTGACTTTGTGCGATCGCGCCCAGTAGTGCAACCTTTTGAAGTACAGTTCCGAGCAGTTTATCAACGCAGTCAGGAACAACAGGCAGAAATTGAACCATTCATTCTTCATTTAGAGGAATTATGTCAGAATTACCTAGAACTTGAGAAGATTATGGACGCGCCACTGCCGCAAAACTATCCTCTTGAGTATCAAGTAACCGATATGCCGATCAAATCGGCTGCGGAGAGTATAGCAGTTGCAGAGCGTCAACGGCTGGGTTTAGGTGATGCTCCTATTTCACAACTGCGGGACATCCTAGAACAAGATGTGGGGTTACGTATCTTCTATTTGCAGATGCCACAAAAATACTCAGAAGTGTATAGCTATAACGAGCAAGTCGGTGGTTGTATGGCCATCAATGCTAATCATCCAGAGGAGCGAAGACGCTGGTCAATGGCGCATGGATACCTTCATTTTTTGGCACATCGGCAAAAACCTGAGTTCCACTTTGATGGTCAATATCAGCGATTTCCTGAAAGTGAGCAATTAGCGGAAACTTTCCCTAAGTATTTCCTCATGCCTACCAGTGGATTGCTGAAGCGGTTTAATGATATGTACCGTACACACGGCAAATTCACCCCGACTAATTTATTTACACTAGCGCATTACTATGGAGTGTCCGTAGAAGCACTAGTTTATCGGTTAGAGGAAATGGAACTTCTACCTTCAGGAACTTGGGATAAATTACGAGATCGAGGTTTAAAAGTCAGAAAGGTACAGGAGGAACTTGGCTTAGAACAAATCCCCCAAAGGATTGATATAATGCCACTTCATTATCAGCATCTCGCAATTGAGGCATTAGACCAAGGTTTGATTACTGAAGGGCGTTTTGCTGAATTTCTCCATGTTGACCGCTTAGAAGCCCGTCGCATCGCTGAGACATTAAGGGAGTATTCAAGCGGAATGAGGGAGGAAGATACGGATTTTGATTTGCGTCAAATTCAAACTGCTGGGAAGTGA